From Zingiber officinale cultivar Zhangliang chromosome 5B, Zo_v1.1, whole genome shotgun sequence, the proteins below share one genomic window:
- the LOC121985330 gene encoding probable xyloglucan endotransglucosylase/hydrolase protein 32 — MPLPIYFSMALLIQCLVLLMMQQSLNAQPSPGFYPSSRIRPLRFSRAYNNLWGPQHQAVSPDQSSATIWLDRSSGSGFKSKRPYRNGYFEASIKLQSGYTAGVNTAFYLSNNEAHPGFHDEVDIEFLGTTPGKPYTMQTNVYVRGSGDGRIIGREMRFHLWFDPTADFHHYAILWNPDEIIFFVDDVPIRRYGRKTESTFPGRPMWIYGSIWDASSWATENGRYKADYRYQPFVSRFSNFKIAGCSAFAPWSCHPTSSSPSGDGLSPQQYAAMQWVQRNHMVYYYCQDYSRDRSLTPEC, encoded by the exons ATGCCATTGCCTATTTACTTCTCCATGGCGCTTCTAATTCAATGCCTTGTCCTTCTCATGATGCAGCAATCCCTTAATGCCCAGCCTTCTCCAGGCTTCTATCCAAGTTCTAGGATAAGGCCATTGCGATTCTCTAGAGCCTACAATAATCTCTGGGGTCCTCAGCATCAAGCAGTCTCCCCGGACCAATCCTCTGCCACAATCTGGCTTGATAGAAGTTCAG GAAGTGGATTCAAGTCGAAGCGACCGTATCGAAACGGCTACTTCGAAGCTTCCATCAAACTGCAATCTGGCTACACTGCCGGCGTCAACACAGCTTTCTAC CTATCGAACAATGAAGCCCATCCCGGTTTCCATGATGAGGTTGACATAGAGTTTCTCGGCACAACTCCAGGTAAGCCATACACTATGCAGACAAATGTCTACGTCAGAGGCAGTGGTGACGGCCGGATTATTGGGCGTGAAATGAGATTCCACCTCTGGTTCGACCCCACCGCCGACTTCCACCACTATGCCATTCTGTGGAACCCCGATGAGATCAT ATTTTTCGTCGATGATGTCCCGATAAGAAGATATGGAAGGAAGACGGAATCAACGTTTCCGGGAAGGCCAATGTGGATTTATGGCTCCATTTGGGATGCCTCGTCGTGGGCTACAGAGAATGGCAGGTACAAGGCAGATTACAGGTACCAACCCTTTGTTTCGAGGTTCAGCAACTTTAAGATTGCTGGATGCTCCGCTTTTGCGCCGTGGAGTTGCCATCCGACGTCCTCTTCCCCGTCTGGCGACGGCCTCAGCCCTCAGCAGTACGCTGCAATGCAATGGGTTCAGAGGAACCACATGGTTTACTACTACTGTCAGGATTACAGCAGAGATCGTTCCTTAACGCCTGAGTGCTGA